In the Chryseobacterium sp. MYb264 genome, one interval contains:
- a CDS encoding serine hydrolase, with translation MRKLIFLLSLSILFINFLSAQKPIEQKTEINRINELMTKSYERGLFNGNVLVAKKGKIIYQKSLGFTDETKKIPLTKNSILNFGSIAKQFNAVAIMMLVERGQLNLDDPISKYNLDLPKWSEKVTTRHLINYVSGIPRLENGLIVPKNDDEAWKILKKTDTLLFEPGKGYRYDNGNVFLQRRIIEKITGMTFQDFVTKNIIKPLKMTNSVFDAKSDYKNRTSCYDMNNVRCPELEFISGWLWLDINDMYKWIEAMNHNLLISRKSFETLLNNPYAKEEGGSLGRYYEEDELQRHNGISYKFETILLNDMKNDIIVILASNNLNKVYSLGHTIRDIMLGKAYEIPKKSVSQVLRKEAFTDLNKAIETYHLLKKTSGKEYSFDNPSELNSLGYELLRAGKINESIEIFKLVVKEFPKNPNVIDSLGEAYYTNKQYDLAIDCYKKAIELGGTQGNAEKMIDKIVKEIGK, from the coding sequence ATGAGAAAATTAATTTTCTTACTATCATTAAGTATTTTATTCATCAATTTTCTTTCAGCTCAAAAGCCGATTGAACAAAAAACAGAAATCAATCGAATTAATGAACTAATGACCAAATCCTACGAAAGAGGTTTGTTCAACGGAAATGTTTTGGTCGCTAAAAAAGGAAAAATCATCTATCAAAAATCATTGGGTTTTACCGACGAAACGAAAAAAATACCGTTAACGAAGAATTCAATTTTAAATTTTGGGTCTATTGCAAAACAGTTTAATGCAGTTGCCATTATGATGTTGGTGGAGCGTGGCCAGCTAAATCTTGATGATCCCATTTCTAAATACAATTTGGACCTGCCAAAATGGTCAGAAAAGGTAACGACAAGACATTTGATTAATTACGTCAGCGGAATTCCCAGACTAGAGAATGGATTAATAGTTCCGAAAAATGATGATGAGGCCTGGAAGATTTTGAAAAAAACAGACACTTTGTTGTTTGAGCCCGGAAAAGGATACCGATACGATAATGGCAATGTGTTTTTGCAAAGAAGAATTATTGAAAAGATAACAGGAATGACTTTTCAGGATTTTGTTACTAAGAATATAATCAAACCTTTGAAAATGACCAATTCTGTTTTTGACGCAAAATCGGATTACAAAAATCGAACATCTTGTTATGATATGAACAATGTAAGATGTCCAGAATTAGAATTTATCAGCGGTTGGCTTTGGTTAGATATTAATGATATGTACAAATGGATTGAAGCGATGAATCACAATCTTTTAATTTCCAGAAAATCCTTTGAAACATTATTGAATAATCCATACGCAAAAGAAGAAGGCGGATCGCTTGGCCGATATTACGAAGAGGATGAATTACAACGCCACAACGGCATTTCGTATAAATTCGAAACCATTCTATTAAATGATATGAAAAATGACATCATTGTAATCCTGGCATCCAATAACCTCAATAAAGTGTATAGTTTAGGGCATACAATCCGTGACATCATGCTTGGAAAAGCTTATGAAATTCCCAAAAAATCGGTTTCTCAAGTCTTAAGAAAAGAAGCTTTTACTGATCTAAATAAAGCGATTGAAACGTACCATTTACTCAAAAAAACTTCTGGAAAAGAATATAGTTTTGATAATCCAAGCGAACTAAATTCATTAGGTTATGAATTGCTAAGAGCTGGCAAAATAAACGAGTCCATTGAAATCTTTAAATTGGTTGTAAAAGAATTTCCAAAAAACCCCAATGTTATAGATAGTTTGGGTGAAGCGTATTATACCAATAAGCAATATGATTTGGCCATAGATTGTTATAAAAAAGCAATTGAA